The sequence atatatttattttttgtacAGATTTTGAACCGAACGCTTTTGTTTTGTTGTTCTTGAACTAATACAGAAACATGATGCTGATGAAAGCCATTGCATTGGATTTCCTCTTTGCTCTTCCTCAGATATGTGTTTTTTTTGTATTAATATTCCTTATAATTATAATTCATTATTAATCTGTTGTTATTATTGTGTCCGTATTAGGACATCCTGATAATGAAACAAGTCCTGCTGTGTCTGTggttgtcctaatatggacaccgtatGTGAATGATGAATGATATAGCTTTTGTCTTCAACAGAGTAAGATGGTGTCGTTTTCCACAGAAGAGGTCAAACCTTCTGAACAGTCTTCTGTTGATCCGACCCAAAATGTCCTTGGGATCGGTGGAAAAAAACTCCTCTGTGAAATCAAGTCTCCAGAAGCTTCAACAAATGCTGTAATCACTCTTCACTCTCTGATATCTTGTTTCTGTTCTTGGACTAATAGGTCTATTTGaccaagttttttttttaactgatGTGCGGTATTGCCTTTGTCTTCAACAGAGTAAAATGGTGGTGAGACATACATTTTCGGCAGACGGAATCAGTCAGAACAAACCTTCTGAAGAAGTGATTACAGTTGATCTTGACCAATAACGTTACACTTGGTGTCAAAAAGCCCCTCACTGATATGAAGTCTTCAGCTGACGAGCAGTAAACACTGACATCAGATTTCCTCTGCTGTTGCCAAGCTGTCATAACGGAATGAATGTTAACTTTCTTTGTCTTAAACAGGGTAAGATACTGGTAAAGGCTGAGGTAAAAACTGTTGATCTGGCGAAGGCTTCTGACAAGAATCTCCTGGCTGGCAAAAACCTGCTCGGTGACAAAAAGTTCCTCGACAACATGAAATCCATCACATCTCTGAAACAGACAGAAATATCCACAGTAGCTGTAGCACAAGCAGTAAGCATCACATCACttctctttaaaaaatatatatattttctctaCTTGGGCTAATACTTACTTACTTAGTCCTCTTTGTCTGGTGTGTGACATAAGGCAACACATCTTCTGCCACTGGAGTCTGTCTTTGGCCACAGTTTCTGCCCTGTCCCACGAGAGACCCATCTCATCCACTGGAGTCTGTCTATGGCCAGTTTCTGCCCTGTCCCACGAGAGACCCATCTCATCCACTGGAGTCTGTCTATGGCCAGTTTCTGCCCTGTCCCACGAGAGACCCATCTTGTCCACTGGAGTCTGTCTTTGGCCACAGTTTCTGCCCTGTCCCAAGAGAGACCCATCTCGTCCACTGGAGTCTGTCTATGGCCAGTTTCTGCCCTGTCCCAAGAGAGACCCATCTTGTCCACTGGAGTCTGTCTTTGGCCACAGTTTCTGCCCTGTCCCAAGAGAGACCCATCTCGTCCACTGGAGTCTGTCTTTGGCCAGTTTCTGCCCTGTCCCAAGAGAGACCCATCTTGTCCACTGAGTCTGTCTTTGGCCAGTTTCTGCCCTGTCCCAAGAGAGACCCATCTTGTCCACTGGAGTCTGTATATGGCCAGTTTCTGCCCTGTCCCAAGAGAGACCCATCTTGTCCACTGGAGTCTGTCTTTGGCCACAGTTTCTGCCCTGTCCCAAGAGAGACCCATCTCGTCCACTGGAGTCTGTCTTTGGCCAGTTTCTGCCCTGTCCCAAGAGAGACCCATCTTGTCCACTGGAGTCTGTCTTTGGCCAGTTTCTGCCCTGTCCCAAGAGAGACCCATCTTGTCCACTGGAGTCTGTATATGGCCAGTTTCTGCCCTGTCCCAAGAGAGACCCATCTTGTCCACTGGAGTCTGTCTTTGGCCACAGTTTCTGCCCTGTCCCAAGAGAGACCCATCTTGTCCACTGGAGTCTGTCTATGGCCAGTTTCTGCCCTGTCCCACGAGAGACCCATCTTGTCCACTGGAGTCTGTCTTTGGCCACAGTTTCTGCCCTGTCCCACGAGAGACCCATCTTGTCCACTGGAGTCTGTATATGGCCAGTTTCTGCCCTGTCCCACGAGAGACCCATCTTGTCCACTGGAGTCTGTATATGGCCAGTTTCTGCCCTGTCCCACGAGAGACCCATCTTGTCCACTGGAGTCTGTATATGGCCAGTTTCTGCCCTGTCCCAAGAGAGACCCATCTTGTCCACTGGAGTCTGTCTATGGCCAGTTTCTGCCCTGTCCCACGAGAGACCCATCTCGTCCAGCTCAGTCTCCATATTGGACTAATACAACAAGCTGTTATACTGATGGTAAATTGGTGTTGAAATTGTTTTGTTCGCCAACAGAACAGGATGGTAGTTCTGCCCACGGAAGAGGCCAACCTATCAGATATTGACTATCTGGTTCCCACCCATGACGAGCGGGGTCGGCCAATCGCTGAGTGGAAGAGACAGGTCATGGTGCGTCAGCTACAGGCCAGGCTATTGGACGAGGAGGACCAGAGGAGGAAGGTGAGGCACTCTGATTTCATATTCCAATACGGTCACAGCCCTGATTGGATATCTCATGATGCTGTATGGTCACATCAATAGAGCTGGCATGTTATTCGTAGTCATTACACCAATCAGGACATAAAGAGACGGATTCTCAGACCCAGATTAAATCTACTAATTTCTTGTGTTCCAAAAAACAAACTCATCCCTCATCGTGTGTATGTCAGTGATATGACtgtgtactgtatattttttttaaaactctGTACTGTGTCTCCTCAACCTTTTGTAGGAGAATGGGAACTGCACTTCCAAAGCGGTGAACTGGAGGTACTCACAGGCCCACAATGCTATCCTGGGCCCGTTTGGAGAGCTGCTGACCGAGGACGACCTGATTTACCTGGAGAAGCAGATCCAGAGCGTGTCCAACCAGAAAAACTGTGAAGGCTATGAGACAGAGCTAGCTCGCCTGGCTGAGGAGCTCAGGACCATCCTGCCAGCTCCCATCGTCAACATCACAGCCAGCACTCAGTTCAGAAACCCAAACCAGGAGTCTCAGGTTTGAGTTTatttgacaacaacaaaaaaattaaaCAGTGTATATaccacagagatcctattaaattacatATGTAATTCTATTTTTACAAACATGAACAATGTTTTTAGAATCACACAATGAAGTCAATTACTTATTTCCATTGTAATCCCTTAATTAAGGTCCCTCTGCCCGTGTGGTGCAACCGCATCTCAGGCATCGTAAAGAGCATGTCACTGCTGATGGCCAACCTGGCAGACGGCCCGTACTCTAAGATGCCCAACACAGAGCTATCCACTGTGTTCTCCCAGAGCCCAGACAGACCCACCTCTACCCGAGGGCGCAGGGAGAAGATAGAGTCCGAGATCCAACAGTTTGGGGTGTCTGTCCGGAATCTGAAGTCCAACTTTGAAGGTCACGAACAAGAAACAGAAGAAGAGGTCCACACGATGTCAGCCACACAGGAGGAAGGcctggggtcagaggtcagaggaacaCAGGAACAGCCCAAAGAGATGAACCCAGCCCCCGAAGCTGACCGGAACAGTGACTCAGGCATAGCCTGCGATGACGACATGACCGACGTTAGGGAAACCACCAGTCTACGGAAGGAACGTATCGTGGTGCTGTTCCTGGGCCACTGGAAGAAGTCCGCCTACACGGTGACCCTGAAGACCAGAGAGGCCGAGAGGAGAGCCAGTGTGGAGGAGGTTGGTGGTAAACCTGGTGGGACAGATGGCAGGGGACCACAGAAGGGATCTCAGATGCCTCTGGGACATTTCTTCAAACAGAGGAGTGTCATCAACAAGATGATTGGTGATTGGAGGAGCATGATCTCCAGCGTTCCGTCTCGTCAGATCCGCCGTCTCCACCGGCAGCAGGCACCATACTCCCCTGAACAGTTCCTCCCCAAGGTCATTCTgcactttatacacacacacacagacactttatacacacacacagacactttatacacacacacagacactttatacacacacacacacactttatacacacacacacacacactttatacacacacacacacacagacactttatatacacacacacacacacagacactttatacacacacacacacacagacactttatacacacacacacagacactttatacacacacacacacagacactttatacacacacacacacacacacacagacagacactttatacacacacacacacacacacacagacactttatacacacacacacacacacgcagacactttatacacacaaacacacacacagacactttatacacacacacagacactttatacacacaaacacacacagacactttatacacacacacacagacactttatacacacacacacactgattgtgaTTCTGAATCTGATTCTAATTCCTCCACAAGGTGGACGGGGCGATGGTGGACTATGACAGTCTGACCCTTGACCTCTTTATGCTGGGGTACTTCCACATCCTGGAACTCGAACTCCCCGCGGACGAGAGGAAGATGAGACACCTGCTGTGCTTTGAGGTGTTTGACCACGTTGGTCGTTTCACCTGGGAGAGCATCCGGGAGTTCCACAAGGCCGTCATGATGGACATCGAGGCCGGGAACCGTGAGTGGAAGGACGGCTTCGAGGACATTAAGGCCAAGTTCTTTGGGAACGTGTCAACGACTCAGTGTGAACTGCCAGAGGTAGAGAAACAACAGTTTCCACCAGAGGTCAGGCCTGTGCCCATAGTCATCCTCCAAACCCCGACACCAGATGAAGGGGCTCTGATTAAACAAGGAACAGACATATCCAGTTTCAGCAATGATGAGATTTGCAAATACATAGACAGGAGTTTCACTTTCTGGAAAGACAAGGAGGCAGAGATTTTTGATTTTGAGTAGTAGTTGTTTTCACTTTACcttatttttaaaaatatttttttaattggtAGTCTTCCGAAGTCAAGTTATAGTTATGTAGTCTGCTAATATCAAGTTATAGTAAGGGATGGGTGTACTGTAAGTGCATTTTATTTTGAGTGTGAATACCTTTGTGTTCTTTGTGAATAGTTGTAACAGCTCTTATTATTTAAAGAGAAAAGTAAGCCTACAGTAAACTTTCCAACCTTAGAAACAGGTCATCAGATGTATAGTACTATAACAATAAAGAAGCATAAAGGACTAGTGTCACGTGATTTCCTCTGAGAAGAGCCAGTCTTTTACACCTATTGATAACATGGGTTTTTCCTTCGTCACTCATCACGCTGACACGTATCAGTATCGATACTATTAGCATGATGTCACTTTGTACCATGATGTTACATAGTGTAAAAGGAAAACTTTGAGATTCTGGCAATGATGTGTAACTCCACCAAAGTCAGACTAACTTCCCGGACACTATTTTTATGTCTCCGTGTTCAGTATGAAGAAAGTTAAGAGGTAGTTCCGCAagacaatgctaactagcgttagcgcaatgactggaggTCTTGGTATCTGCTACCATAgtcttccagtcattgcgctaacagtAGTTAGCAACTGCGCTAACGCTAGGTTAGCAACTTTCTTCAAACTgcatgcagagacataaaaatggtatccacaagttcatctgactctgaggaagtagataaaagggcctcattgccaaaaatCCTTTTAAGCATTAAGTTTACTACAAGCTTCagcttgcctatttaaataaaaggtcaaatttataaaataataattataaatTCACTCCTTAGATCTATGTGCGTGTGGAGTGGGATTTTTGGCGCAGAAAACACCTTTTGGTGTCCTCGCCGGGAAACAttcgtttttgtttttttgccttCTCATTTTGTGAAAGCAAGGAAGAGTCACCTACCCTTGCTAGTAGTTGCTAGCTGGCTTTAGCCTGGCTAAAAACATAGCCTTTTCAGCTTTCCATGTGAAATAATACAATTTATAATAACAAAAAATATGTCCTGGGAAATATTGTTAAACTTGCCTGTGTAACCTAAAACATAATCCCAGTTTAATATACTGCCTGTGTATTCACATCCCAGCTAATAATAGAACACCATATTTTGTTCATGTAGAAAAAAAGCACatggttagctagctggctacagcAGGTTCTAGCATTTCACAATAGCCTGTAATCACTAGTTATTACTGCTAAACAACATTCCTTTTTGATGGATTCTTGTTGTTTGGTTTACCTTTTGAACAGTCACTGAGATTATATTTGGTTATCAAATGGGTTACTTTAAAATAGGTTACTTTGATGAATAGCCTATATAGGCTATAGGTCATATACAAGAACCAAGTGAAAACATTGGCCCCACGGCTGCGGAATGAATGACACGGCGTGTCTCAAAAAAAAGTACGAATGCCAGACCGTATTACAAGGTCCCTGTGTGAGGAAAACGCAGCGCTCCGAATCTTGTGTTTACATAGAGCTTGTAGTAAGCCTCTCACATCTCTCCCCCAAAAGGCAAGGGTATTACTGTAtctcctctctgctgctgttAGCGCTGACTCTCCTGCTGTTAGATCTGACTGACTCTACTGCTGTTAGCTCTGACTGACTCTACAGCTGTTAGCTCTGACTCTCCTGCTGTTAGCTCTGACTGACTCTACAGCTGTTAGCTCTGACTGACTCTACTGCTGTTAGCTCTGACTCTACAGCTGCTAGCTCTGACTGACTCTACAGCTGTTAGATCTGACTGACTCTCCTGCTGTTAGCTCTGACTGACTCTACAGCTGTTAGCTCTGACTGACTCTACTGCTGTTAGCTCTGACTCTACAGCTGCTAGCTCTGACTGACTCTACAGCTGCTTGCTCTGACTCTACTGCTGTTAGCTCTGACTCTACAGCTGCTAGCTCTGACTGACTCTACAGCTGCTAGCTCTGACTGACTCTACAGCTGCTTGCTCTGACTCTACTGCTGTTAGCTCTGACTCTACTGCTGCTAGCTCTGACTCTACTGCTGTTAGCTCTGACTCTACTGCTGCTAGCTCTGACTCTACTGCTGTTAGCTCCGACTACTGTTCCCACGTTAACAGATCATTGTGGTCTGCATTACAATTCAAGAGGTTACATGAGTGTCTTGGTCAAACAACAATGTTTGAGTTTGATGAAATCTTTTCATGTCAGCTCTCCTAGGATagaaaaaaaaatgattttgtgAAATAACACAGCTTCCACTTTACACAATATCAAGTTTTCACAAATCTTTCACTGCGTCACTCTACATTTAAATTGTGCATGAGGCCTAGATGTTAAAGCTTACCAACTATCTTGTTTCATAAACGGTTCATTATTTCCAAATAACTTGTGATTACTTGGTGTTTTTCCCTTGTTTCCACATTATTTTCTCTGGTAGTCAGATTGGAACGTTGTAAAAACATCTATACAACAGTCGGAAATAAATTCTGTTCATTTATTATTAGAAAATCATTTTCTAAGTAACAACtttttattataattattattctatatatatatatatatatatatatatttttttttatatagacctttatttaactagacaagtcagctaagaacaaattattatttacaatgacggcctacccgggccaaacctggacgacgctgggccaattgtgcgccgccctatgggactcccaatcacggccggatgtgatacagcctggattataAATTAAAAACCTTTGGCAACCCCCTGTGGCCAAAACAGTAGTTGTTGTAAATGTTCTATAATATGATTCATATTGATACACGGCTCAACATGATTTGATTGTTGTTTATTTGAGGCGATTTGTTATGTTTTTGTTACTAACTGTATGGACTTGGATGATTTGGCAAAAACAATCTCTGGCCACTGCTATCACTCTGTAGGAATAATGGATGTTGTTCTGGAGATTACTGGATCCGtattgctgatctaggatcagttttgccttttaaat is a genomic window of Oncorhynchus nerka isolate Pitt River linkage group LG24, Oner_Uvic_2.0, whole genome shotgun sequence containing:
- the espnla gene encoding espin-like protein, whose protein sequence is MMVLHRVIQAARAGDLSALRKLSSSGCLTVSASITDAQGAGPVHHAARCGRLECVRYLVVEVGLAADARALNRATPAHDAAATGHARELQWLVDQGGCNVEDQDAAGATALHLAARFGRVEVVHWLLLVGSVAEETTDCGAVPAHYAAAKGDLTCLKLLVHHAPGCVNRQTGIGATPLYLACQEGHLHVVEYLVKDCGSDVHLRAHDGMTGLHAAAHMGHHALVIWLATFTDLSLQCQDREGATALHFAASGGHHRILERLLRMGAKVIRDDWGGTPLHDAAENGELECCRILLANQVSPSEQDIDGFTAADLAEYNGHYDCAGYLRAVETCPFSADQPIEELGPVEEDVRGRQAVAWQPSKEDYYRRLSDPGRDYFHNNNKTNMESLKQPETEEYPQAQYPAPLPEPTSSSSQPQPSAISSVQHVIVASTVVKTLTQSSEEVNTVHLTKVSDKNLLASTINGVKGLLTEMKPSELVSTRANKIVVEEMTVDLTKVQLGGKKLLCELKSSPTAVSKMVSFSTEEVKPSEQSSVDPTQNVLGIGGKKLLCEIKSPEASTNASKMVVRHTFSADGISQNKPSEEGKILVKAEVKTVDLAKASDKNLLAGKNLLGDKKFLDNMKSITSLKQTEISTVAVAQANRMVVLPTEEANLSDIDYLVPTHDERGRPIAEWKRQVMVRQLQARLLDEEDQRRKENGNCTSKAVNWRYSQAHNAILGPFGELLTEDDLIYLEKQIQSVSNQKNCEGYETELARLAEELRTILPAPIVNITASTQFRNPNQESQVPLPVWCNRISGIVKSMSLLMANLADGPYSKMPNTELSTVFSQSPDRPTSTRGRREKIESEIQQFGVSVRNLKSNFEGHEQETEEEVHTMSATQEEGLGSEVRGTQEQPKEMNPAPEADRNSDSGIACDDDMTDVRETTSLRKERIVVLFLGHWKKSAYTVTLKTREAERRASVEEVGGKPGGTDGRGPQKGSQMPLGHFFKQRSVINKMIGDWRSMISSVPSRQIRRLHRQQAPYSPEQFLPKVDGAMVDYDSLTLDLFMLGYFHILELELPADERKMRHLLCFEVFDHVGRFTWESIREFHKAVMMDIEAGNREWKDGFEDIKAKFFGNVSTTQCELPEVEKQQFPPEVRPVPIVILQTPTPDEGALIKQGTDISSFSNDEICKYIDRSFTFWKDKEAEIFDFE